CTCGACGGGTGATCGGTAAAACGATTAAGGTCAATTTTAGGATTGTGCCCCTGACCAGAGGAGGAGAGACCTTGACCAATGGATATCCTACCCCCTTGCAAAAAACGTTTTCTGTCTGTATTCTCGAAGGGATCAATAACCTAGCTTCCTGATGAACCAACCTCCGGTTCTCGCCCTCTTTCTGTTGCTTTTGCGACTCTAGAAAACGTTTTCTACAAACCGTGGCGCTATCCATGCGCTTTCTCTCTGACCCTGGAGGTCCCCCATGAAATACACCCGCACGCTGGTTCTGGCCCTTACCTCTGCACTGACCCTGGGAGCTGCCCAAGCCCAAAAAACCACGATTACGGTGGGCGTATTTCCCGACCTCGACAGCGTGATCAAGGCTGCCATCCCAGGCTTCAATAAGCTCTACCCAAACGTTGAAGTGAAGATCAGCTCTCTGGCCTACGCAGATCACCACAACGCGCTGACCACCGCCCTCTCCACCGGCAAAGGGGCTGGGGACGTCGTCGCTATCGACTTCGGTTACGTGGCCAAGTTTGCAGAAGGCAACGGCATGACCGACCTCAACAAGGCGCCCTTTAACGCAGGCCAGTTCAAGTCCAGATTCGTGAGCTACACCTTCCCCCAGGCCACCACTCAGGACGGACGGATGGTCGGAATGCCCACCGACGTCGGTCCTGGTTCGATGTTCTACCGCACCGACCTGCTGGCCAAAGCCAAAGTCACGCCTGCACAGCTGAATGCCAGCTGGGAGAGCTATATCGCCAACGGGAGAAAAGTGGTGGCGGCCAATCCCGGCGTGTTCCTGATTCCCGACGCCTCGGAAGCTGCAGGGATCATCTTGCGTACCGGACTCAAGAGCGGCGAGGGCATGTACTTCGACAAGAGCAACAAAGTGCTGGTCAGCCCGACCAACGCCCGGTTCGTGCGGGCCTTCACGGTGGCCAAGCAGATTCGTGATGCCAAGCTTGAC
Above is a genomic segment from Deinococcus sp. QL22 containing:
- a CDS encoding ABC transporter substrate-binding protein, whose protein sequence is MKYTRTLVLALTSALTLGAAQAQKTTITVGVFPDLDSVIKAAIPGFNKLYPNVEVKISSLAYADHHNALTTALSTGKGAGDVVAIDFGYVAKFAEGNGMTDLNKAPFNAGQFKSRFVSYTFPQATTQDGRMVGMPTDVGPGSMFYRTDLLAKAKVTPAQLNASWESYIANGRKVVAANPGVFLIPDASEAAGIILRTGLKSGEGMYFDKSNKVLVSPTNARFVRAFTVAKQIRDAKLDARAGAAFSPEWTTAFQKGNLATEFSGAWLVGHMQNWLAKDFAGKWGAQNLPGNSFASYGGSFWGIPTQSQNKDAAWNFIKYLTTNPAQQVLAFKTTGAFPALKAAQNDPIFNQGVAYLGNQKTRLLWRSAAAKIQPIDVNKLDPVAEQIVNDALSEVLSGTKDIPTALAQAQQLVERRAR